Below is a genomic region from Drosophila kikkawai strain 14028-0561.14 chromosome X, DkikHiC1v2, whole genome shotgun sequence.
CTCCTCAACTgtctcaaagataaataaatttatctgatGAGGACTCTGGGCGGACTGAGACGCCGACCCCAGCAAAATGCATCCTTACAACATTGCCGATCtatgaacatacatatgtacatacatatgttcatTACCTTTGGGTCACAAATCGGCGGCatttaaaaaagagaaaaacacaTCCTatccacaataaatatatgtacatattttccatccactgcacaatagcaaaacaaaaaaaaaaaaaagggaaaataaagtTAACTCGCTCCTCTAGCTGGCCGATCATAcatgcatatacatatgtacatatatgcacatatCCATACAAATTGCCGGACCGGCAATTGAGACTCGGCAGCTAACAGCGGCGCTGCATTCGAACGTAAGCCGagtgaaacaaacaaaattaaagaaaatctgCGTTTAttagtctttttttttgtttgtttactttccGTAAATACTTATGTACTGCCCGCCAAGTTGGCAACACCATTACCATACGCGGCTCAATCTGGTAACGAGCCGTTCGCACTTGggtgcattttttttgtattattggtTTTGAGTTTCAATTCGACTAATTTACAACCTAATTTTTTCGAATCGTGTACACCGTTCCGATTATTTTTGGTACTTATTATCCAGCGTCCAAGCATATCTTCAAAGGCGATAAGCATACATTTTCGATTAATCTTTTTGTCTTCACTTTCCAACCCCACAGTATTTTTcgacaaacatttatttgtctCCGAATAATTcattctacatattttttttctctgttcaTACCCAAATCGATAACAACCTCTTTCGactattgatttattttgattatttaaaggcgttatccagcgtccccgtattaattggaaatcgatagcattttttcgattactttgttctacgcgttatccagcgcccccgtATCTTTTAAACCGAGTAcatccgtgccaacgcgttatccagcgtcGCCGTATTAATTGAGTATCGATAgcatttttttcgattaatttgttctacgcgttatccagcgcccccatatctttcgAACCGAGTAcatccgtgccaacgcgttatccagcgtccccgtatCAATTGGAAATCGATAGCATTTGttcgattaatttgttctacgcgttatccagcgcccccatatcctTTGAACCGAGTTcatccgtgccaacgcgtcatccagcgtccccgtattaatttgaaatcgataacattttttcgattaactctgttttttttgcgcttatccagcggccCCTCTCCGAACCACGTCAAAGTCGATAGACTACCTCACACACTTACATTTTCCGGCTCCTACGAGAGCTTCATATGCCAATTGGTGACGGTGAGGAACCAAAATCCCTTTTGACCGTTTCTAAGGTAAAAGAGTCTCATAGAGCCCGGGCAAAGAGTGAATCTTCTGTGCCTTCCAAAAGCGAAAATCCCTCTCGAAGCAAAACCGCAACTCTCCTAAAATCTACGAGCACGTCGCTTGGAGACAAGGTGGAAAAGGAATATGAGACGTGCTCCGAAGTTGTGGCCAGTCAAAACTGCAAAGACAAAATAACAGTCATGCAATCCAAGTATGACGACTGTTATACCGTTTACGAGCGGTGCGCAGCAAGCCTCAATGAGATCATTGAAGATTCACGCGCACAACAGTCTGTTCAGTCCTCCAATCTGACGCCGTCTCAGGGCGGATGTCGCTTACCTCCAGTCGAGTGCGAAGTTTTCAATGGTGACTATGTTCAATGGCCCACATTTCGGGACCTTTTCTCCGCCATCTATATACGCAATCCTCGGCTTTCAGAAGTCGAAAAACTGTTCCATCTCAATGCAAAGGCGAGCGGCGAGGCCAAATCCATTGTGGCCTTATCTCCGTTGACCATTGATGGTTTTGAGTCAGCGTGGAGAAACTTGCAGAATCGGTTCGAGAACAAGAGGCTGCTGGTCAATAGCCAATTAAAGATCTTGTTTAATTTGCCTTCTGTTGCCCAGGAATGCGGAAAATCCTTGAAGCATTTAGAGAGCACAATCCAAGGTTGTTTAACGGCCCTGCAATTAGCAAGAGTCGAGACCacgaattgggattgcctgcTTGTTTTCCTGTGCTCGTCCAAGTTGCCAAAACTAAATTTGGCTCTTTGGGAACAGTCCCTGCTAAGTAAGTCAGAGATTCCACTCTGGGCTGAATTCCAGGCCTTCTTAAAGGATCGTCATCGAACGCTTGAGGCGATTGAGGAGTTCAAGCCAAACGCGAGCGTTCAATCCAGGGCACTGAGGGCTGACAATAGCTAGCGGTCAATCCAGACCTTTGAGAACAGAGTTACGGTAAACCCGCAATCCTGTAAACTCTGCGCACAGGAGAACCATCCAATCCGAGGATGTCCTCTATTCTTACGCATGTCAGTCGCAGATCGAGAGAAACATGTAAAACAGCAGAAGATGTACTTAAACTGTTTCGCAAGAACGCATCTGCTCCGGGACTGCAACAGCACGCATAACTGCCACACCTGCAATGGTCGTCATAACACTCTCCTGCATCGAAGCAGCCCTCCGCCAGTCCATTCAGTGGTTATGCCTGACCAACAGTCCCATCCATTCACAGCAATCCAGCAAcatatacagtccactccatcgACGAGTCAAGCGAATGTGCAAACGTTTCTTGCCGTTAACACGCAAGGGGTCCTACTGAGTACGGCAATGATAGAagtttgccatttgggcatAAAATACTCAGCACGGGCACTCATTGACTCAGGTTCCGAGGCAACCTTCATCTCAGAACGGTTGTTCAACCTAATTAAGTTGCCGTATGAGTCCATCCAAGCGCAAGTTTCAGGGGTCAACCTTTCCGTTGCAGCTCAGCCCCGTAAGCGTTGTCAATTCAACATAGGTTCTCCCGTCAAGCCCCATATCCAAATTGAAACCTGTGCGTATGTGCTACCACAGTTAGCCGGGAATCTCCCATCCTACACTATACCAGAGGATTCATTAAAGGATCTTCCACCTCTGCAACTAGCAGATCCAGATTTCTACCGGAGCTCGCCGATTGACGTGCTTATTGGTGCCGATATCCTGCCATCAATCATTCTCAGAGGCTCCCATTCCAATATTTGTGGAACACTCCTTGGTCAAGAGACCATATTCGGGTGGACTCTTTGCGGTCCTATTGCAACGAGTCCCATAAGCAGAATCTGTTCTTTTTCAGCCCGATTAGCAGTGACCGAGTTCAAACCAGACAGCATCCTCACAAAATTTggggaggtggaggatgtTCCAGTGAAGTTGGTAAAGGAATCCACCTCGGTTTGCGAGGAGAACTTTATCCGATCCACTAAAAAAGGTGTGGATGGAAGATATGTTGTTTCGTTGCCCTTTAAAGGGACGGACAATATTAAGCTGGGACATTCCAGACCCATCGCACTAGCTCAGTACCTCCAAAACGAAATGCGATTGAGTAAAATCCTTCCAGTGAAGGAGCAGTGCTGCTCAGTCATTCAAAAGTATTTAGATTTAGGTCATATGCACCAAGTCTCTCCAAACGACTCCAGTAGTTTTCATCACGCTGTCTTCAAACCAGATAGCACCACGACGAAGGTTCGCGTCGTGTTCAACGCTTCCAATCCCTCATCAAACGGGAACGGCCTCAAtgatatccttcatgcggggcCTGTACTACACTCCGATCTGACTATTCAGATTGTAAAAtgggtttttttaaactatgtgTTTAGGGCGGACATCACCAAGATGTACCGGCAAATTCGGGTCGATCCTGATCACACACGCTCACGAAGAATATTCCGAAGGGAATCCTTATTCTGTGACTATGAGCTCGACGCAGTCACCTTCGGCCTAAACTGTGCGCCCTTCCTGCCCATCAGAGTGTTACAGCAGTTGGCTCAGGACATCCGAGGCCAATATCCTTTGGCCAGCGACATCATCTCGAACTCTACGTACATCGACGATGTGCTCGCAGGGGCTCACACTCAGCAGTCGGCGATAACTGCCTACACCAAACGAGAGGTCTTATCTCAGATAGGCAAGCTTTTCGACCCGGGCTGGGATCAACCACTCCCCACCGACCTCGTAACCCAGTGGCAAGAGTTCGTAAAAGGGTATCCAATCCTGAGGGAAATTCGTAGTCCGACATGCGTGCGTTTCCATCCTGCAGCCAAATTGCAGTACCAGGACGCGTATGGGGCTGCCATTTTCATCCGAGTCGAAACGACTGACGGCTGTTGTACCCATCGGCTGACATCCAAAGCCAGAGTTGCTCTAGTCAGGTCCATATCCATATCCCGCCTTGAGCGTTTTTTTTCCACCTTCGACAGCTACAACACGGGGCGTCATCCGACGACCAGCTGCGAAAATTATTTGCCTCCCAATGGACGGCCCCATTGACCATAGTGACTCCTCAACAGAATAGTCCTTACCATTGACATTTACTAGTCCTAAGTTGTGTCATCCAATGTCGTCGTTCCGTCCACGTGTCTTTGTCATCCTCATCCATAACActtaattttcatatttatccaTCTCTTATTTTAATGTTGATCCGTACAATGGCTCCGACGACCTACCAAAATCCGCGTCGCTCATCCAGAAGCAATGTATTCAGATGTCGAGTCTGCAGGGGAGTCCACGCTCTGAGGGTTTGCCGACGGTTTCTCCAACTGCCGGCTGTGAAGCGGCTCCGCGCGGTACTCATTAACAAGTACTGCGCAAACTGTCTGGCACACTGTCGGTCGTGCCGCAGTAAAGCGAGGTGTCATATATGCAAGGAGGCTCATTACACGCTGCTGCACCTCCACACTGGGCAGCCTCGCTCTTCGCGGCCCCGACAAAGGCGCCACCCACCCTCGGATTCTCGGCCTCAgcggcagccacagcagcgccagcaggcgCCCGTATCCGGATCTCGGCGGCCCGCCACGCCAATGCATATGTCTCCATCCCGCAGCCGGTCGTGCACGCCTATCCTGGCGCGCACGAGTGTTAGCATCCTCCCGACCGCGTACGTGCTAATCGGATCCGACTAAAAGCGTTTTGATGTCCGAGCCTTGGTAGATCCGTGCTGTTCTGTGATTCGCATCCACATCTCCCTGGTTAAGGCCCTTAATCTGGCCATCACGGGCATTGGCGACCAACGGGTGTGCACCACCGAGATGCGCTCCAAGGCCTCCAAGATGAGCAAGCAGCTTCTGATGCTGGTGGACGAGCAGATGCAGACACGAACGCCGGGGTAATCGCTGGATCCGAAGGTGCAAGATATGATTCAGAATGTCACATTGGCGGATGACCGGTGGTTTCACCCATCTCTGGTGTCGGTTGTGCTGGGAGCGGACGTTTACGCTGACCTGATGCTGCCGGGTATCCTCCCGGGTCAGGACAGCTTGCCGATGGCACAAAATACGACGCTGGGATGGATCCTTTCCGGACGATGCTCCCTCTCGTAGATCGCAAGTATTCCTCTTGCgcggggggggggagaatgttcaagCTGAACAAGGGGCAATGTCGCCAGGGGAGCATCTCTGGGAACAAATGTACCTGTCGCCATGTTAATTGTACGTTTTCTTTGGTACTCTGAAAATAAACTTCAAAGAAGACGGATCGTttgtcctcctcatcatcataTCGAACTCTGCTTTCTTTTATTGGGAATCTTCTGGAATCGTACTTGCCACGACCCCCGACAGCTTCATTTGTTTGTCTGTTTTAGGGATTGGGTATTCAATAATAGCTTTAATTTTGCATGGATTAGGTTTAATACCAGAAGGTGTAATTCTGTGTCCCAAAAAGTTAGTTTCTcgtttaaaaaattcacaCTTAtctaattgtaattttaaattagctTCCATAAGTTTTGCGAAAACTTTTTCTATAGAGAGAATGTGCTCTTGCAACGACGCACAGTACAATCTCGCACAATTAgtgttgcaaaaatcgaaaaagtcatgtttcCAAAACCATTCGGCAGAAAATTTCCCacggattcagaatctgcaataaaatctattttaagattttttatgTAGAAGATAtaagcattcaaagttgaactttttttcgttttttgcatcataccaaaaaaaatggtaaattggtcgactttcaggtaatattacacaaaaaccataaaaccaatggtcatggtttttacttaaaatgatagatacattcataaactgttaattacccacaaaaaacggcactttggtttgggcttgtacagctaaatcgctacctgccaggtgtccattttttcaccttttttcgcctaaagtagtctataacttctgaagccgatgaaagccaccgactacactatgtctacaagttacgtggatctttcctggaccagaattaactttcatcggctgcgtcgagctgcgtctgcgaaaattcaacgacataaaccaaaactactcagggttaaatataccaaaatatgacacaatttcatacattctgTTGGAGGGGGCGGCTTTAAACTGAATTacactcggataaataataacacgtagaacttcgagtttttgcgcgacgtgcgtcggatgtCTTTATTGAATCGTAGGTAAATCGGTACtcgagagcggattagaagctctagggaCTGGATGTCCagaggaaaagaaaaaaggagagcgtacgggatcacacagcctcccgaaattaaacgcctttctggcgtgaacacaACTGCTTTTTTTGGATGTaggatgatcgatcgactatcgtcatttGAAGaaagcgtggacacaaacgcactggatggttctctgcagaacacaaatcgatcttttggatatgggaacaatccgcgtactaaaggagtttagtactcgcggtgccacgatggattgTATCGGTTTAAACGGACTGAGGCGTAACGTAGGAGGTTGAATAGAATCTATagcttccagagttctatggttCTCAGTAAGAAAAGAATCAAGTTccacgtcggaatttcggttttatttggtagggattgctcccataaggagaGCGTTAGCTTTGGAAGCTCCGAGGAatacaaataaaccaatagacaatcccaattatctgtaggaaggccggacagagttagggatgtgaggaaattttgaattgttttttgcagctccttcaaggctgccgaggattcgcgtccGATGGATTGTACgtttagtaatttcttcagttggctgttcaccaacgcgcgtttattttcgaaacgctcagttaggtttccccatgctgagtggaaaccgtcgttggtgagtggcgaattggaaactatagaatgagcttcaccactagtcttggcatttaaatagaacaacttttctacaggggtcagcgtaggattgtcgatatagaccgctgtgaaaaggtctcggaaagtcggccagcgaagataatcgcccgagaaatcTTCCGTTTcacacggaggaagccgacatccagacggaaaggaattttggggcgcagggcATTGGACttgagctgctttagcagagatcgtatcgatctgttccatgaacttggcggcacatCGTTCATAAATGaaataggtgtcgtcgtattttgccttaagaggggacatctgagtaactggcaaaaaaaaagcccattttctagaatttttttttggccaaatgaaaaagccaatcgaaaaattttaaagtaggtttgataatgttagatgtgaactacaaaataaattttttttttaataaatcgaaaacaaaatggcggctgtgcagcatgtcttcgtaggccctatttctttgaaaggggtccatggccgaaaacctaacgtccttagtttttgatctagaacaaaaaatcaa
It encodes:
- the LOC138929100 gene encoding uncharacterized protein, which produces MPIGDGEEPKSLLTVSKVKESHRARAKSESSVPSKSENPSRSKTATLLKSTSTSLGDKVEKEYETCSEVVASQNCKDKITVMQSKYDDCYTVYERCAASLNEIIEDSRAQQSVQSSNLTPSQGGCRLPPVECEVFNGDYVQWPTFRDLFSAIYIRNPRLSEVEKLFHLNAKASGEAKSIVALSPLTIDGFESAWRNLQNRFENKRLLVNSQLKILFNLPSVAQECGKSLKHLESTIQGCLTALQLARVETTNWDCLLVFLCSSKLPKLNLALWEQSLLSKSEIPLWAEFQAFLKDRHRTLEAIEEFKPNASVQSRALRADNS
- the LOC138929101 gene encoding uncharacterized protein, which produces MIEVCHLGIKYSARALIDSGSEATFISERLFNLIKLPYESIQAQVSGVNLSVAAQPRKRCQFNIGSPVKPHIQIETCAYVLPQLAGNLPSYTIPEDSLKDLPPLQLADPDFYRSSPIDVLIGADILPSIILRGSHSNICGTLLGQETIFGWTLCGPIATSPISRICSFSARLAVTEFKPDSILTKFGEVEDVPVKLVKESTSVCEENFIRSTKKGVDGRYVVSLPFKGTDNIKLGHSRPIALAQYLQNEMRLSKILPVKEQCCSVIQKYLDLGHMHQVSPNDSSSFHHAVFKPDSTTTKVRVVFNASNPSSNGNGLNDILHAGPVLHSDLTIQIVKWVFLNYVFRADITKMYRQIRVDPDHTRSRRIFRRESLFCDYELDAVTFGLNCAPFLPIRVLQQLAQDIRGQYPLASDIISNSTYIDDVLAGAHTQQSAITAYTKREVLSQIGKLFDPGWDQPLPTDLVTQWQEFVKGYPILREIRSPTCVRFHPAAKLQYQDAYGAAIFIRVETTDGCCTHRLTSKARVALVRSISISRLERFFSTFDSYNTGRHPTTSCENYLPPNGRPH